A portion of the Halalkalicoccus subterraneus genome contains these proteins:
- a CDS encoding cation:proton antiporter domain-containing protein: MTGSSFSLPLPPFSFEPNMLLIVASIVALGVLSQVLADRYRVPSVLFLIISGIVLGPKVLGVVTQDAFGGSLSTIVGLSVAIIVFEGAFHLHVDKLRQSPVAAVRLITVGALISFLGTAAAVYYLLGADLGIALVVGALLIATGPTVITPILEIVPVRRPVGAALETEGIVNDVTAAILAAVIFKAVTAQQIDPRNFLVGFSQRLAVGIGIGLVVAGLLWYVLTHVDLSSGNAPENARLITFAGALVAYSVANTIATEAGVAAVATAGVVLGNVELPYREEIEEFKGTIRLIVLSFIFIALAALIEIDTLLSMGLAGVAVVLIVALVLRPLLVFLSTVRTGLSFREKLFVSAVGPRGIIPAAIATLFALELQHIATQQGRPALIEQSNILAGTVFMVIVTTVVLQGGPARWIAERLDILPMRVLIVGSGKVGRSLAERLDERGEDVIVIEEDPDIIESSRSAGFTVKEGDGTDTDVLRSAGIENAKIVVAATGDDDTNLLVSQLARTSFDVEDVIARVNDPSNVEPLEELGVRTISSTDATAWAIDNAIERPALSNWMTELGRSGDVQEIVVTSEETVGRTIAELEDSIPDRCQLALISRNGETLVPAADVTVKEGDHVTFLGQRDAVREAVDRFHPHD; this comes from the coding sequence ATGACCGGGTCGTCGTTTTCCCTCCCACTCCCCCCGTTCAGTTTCGAGCCGAACATGCTGCTGATCGTCGCCTCGATCGTCGCGCTCGGGGTGCTCTCGCAGGTGCTCGCCGATCGGTATCGGGTGCCGAGCGTGCTGTTTCTCATCATCTCGGGGATCGTCCTCGGGCCGAAGGTGCTCGGGGTCGTCACGCAGGACGCCTTCGGGGGCTCGCTGTCGACGATCGTCGGGCTCAGCGTCGCGATCATCGTCTTCGAGGGGGCCTTTCACCTCCACGTCGACAAACTGCGCCAGTCCCCCGTGGCCGCCGTACGCCTGATCACCGTCGGCGCGCTGATCTCGTTTCTGGGTACGGCCGCCGCGGTGTACTATCTCCTCGGAGCGGATCTCGGCATCGCGCTCGTCGTCGGGGCGCTGCTGATCGCGACGGGGCCGACCGTCATCACGCCCATCCTCGAGATCGTCCCGGTTCGCCGGCCCGTCGGGGCCGCACTCGAGACCGAGGGGATCGTCAACGACGTGACCGCGGCGATCCTGGCGGCCGTCATCTTCAAGGCCGTCACCGCCCAGCAGATCGATCCCCGGAACTTCTTGGTCGGTTTCAGCCAACGGCTGGCAGTGGGGATCGGGATCGGCCTCGTCGTCGCGGGACTCCTGTGGTACGTCCTCACCCACGTCGACCTCTCGTCGGGCAACGCCCCCGAGAACGCCCGCCTGATCACCTTCGCCGGCGCGTTGGTCGCCTACAGCGTCGCGAACACGATCGCCACCGAGGCCGGCGTCGCCGCGGTCGCGACCGCCGGGGTCGTGCTGGGCAACGTCGAGTTGCCCTACCGCGAGGAGATCGAGGAGTTCAAGGGCACGATCCGACTGATCGTGCTCTCCTTCATCTTCATCGCGCTGGCGGCGTTGATCGAGATCGACACCCTGCTGTCGATGGGGCTCGCCGGCGTCGCCGTCGTGCTCATCGTGGCGCTCGTGTTGCGCCCGCTTCTGGTCTTCCTCTCGACGGTCCGAACCGGTCTCTCGTTCAGGGAGAAACTGTTCGTCAGCGCGGTCGGCCCGCGGGGGATCATCCCCGCCGCGATCGCGACGCTGTTCGCCCTCGAACTCCAGCACATCGCGACCCAGCAGGGACGTCCGGCGCTGATCGAACAGTCGAACATCCTCGCCGGAACGGTCTTCATGGTGATCGTCACCACGGTCGTCCTCCAGGGCGGACCCGCAAGATGGATCGCCGAGCGCCTCGACATCCTTCCCATGCGCGTACTCATCGTCGGTTCGGGCAAGGTCGGTCGATCGCTCGCCGAACGCCTCGACGAGCGCGGCGAGGACGTCATCGTCATCGAGGAGGACCCGGACATCATCGAGTCCTCTCGTTCGGCCGGTTTCACCGTCAAGGAGGGTGATGGCACCGATACGGACGTGCTTCGAAGCGCCGGGATCGAAAACGCGAAGATCGTCGTCGCGGCGACGGGCGACGACGACACGAACCTACTGGTCTCGCAACTCGCACGCACGAGCTTCGACGTCGAGGACGTCATCGCCCGGGTCAACGACCCGAGCAACGTCGAACCGCTCGAGGAGTTGGGCGTGCGGACGATCTCCTCGACCGACGCGACGGCATGGGCGATCGATAACGCCATCGAACGGCCCGCGCTGTCGAACTGGATGACCGAACTGGGTCGGTCGGGCGACGTTCAGGAGATCGTGGTTACCTCCGAGGAGACCGTCGGACGGACCATCGCCGAACTCGAGGACAGTATCCCCGACCGGTGCCAGCTCGCGCTGATCAGCCGCAACGGCGAAACCCTCGTCCCCGCCGCCGACGTCACCGTCAAGGAGGGCGATCACGTCACGTTCCTCGGCCAGCGCGACGCCGTCAGGGAAGCCGTCGACCGGTTCCACCCCCACGACTGA
- a CDS encoding AMP-dependent synthetase/ligase, with product MHWREAEWQYTDAVIGGSTLARLFEETVDRNEAHVAQRYKGGVYDRSLAPAVVPAAPDGEFATLTYGGMADVVRNLAAGFRELGIEAGDRVGIFADTRMEWAQADFGLLAAGAVVTTVYAGSSPNQVEYLLSDAGAAGVVVGSEERLERVLAVEDELDLSFIVVMDDIEGYAGREDVLTIAELHDRGAAVFDHEAYEGWIDATEPEDLATLIYTSGTTGQPKGVELTHANLRANVNQCRRRFGPRPDKEAKDLPAIDTDTRTVSFLPLAHVLERTAGHFLMFASGAAVAYAESPDTLQEDFQAVRPTTATSVPRVYEKIYDAIRSQASESDVKRRIFEWAVEVGKEYHRSASPGPVLKGKQALADRLVFGQVKEALGGEIEFLISGGGSLSTELCALYHGMGMPILEGYGLTETSPVISVNPIEAPEIGTIGPPLPDVEVRVDESVVGEAQRREVNGEVGELLVRGPNVTRGYWRNEEATGESFTEDVPASTASGESEGSPSGRWFRTGDVVEIRPDDYIVFRERAKQIIVLSTGKNVAPGPLEDAFAASEVVEQCFVMGDGRKFISALVVPSVERLREWAAKEGISLPDSEREICRDDRVRERIDREVERVNGNFESHERIKQFRLVPEEFTEDNGMLTPTMKKKRRNILERFADDVEAIYAE from the coding sequence ATGCACTGGCGCGAGGCCGAATGGCAGTACACCGACGCGGTCATCGGCGGGTCGACGCTCGCTCGACTGTTCGAGGAGACCGTCGACCGGAACGAAGCGCACGTCGCCCAGCGCTACAAGGGCGGCGTCTACGACCGGTCGCTGGCGCCGGCTGTCGTCCCCGCGGCCCCCGACGGCGAGTTCGCGACGCTGACCTACGGCGGGATGGCCGATGTCGTCAGGAACCTCGCGGCCGGGTTTCGAGAACTGGGTATCGAGGCCGGCGACCGCGTGGGGATCTTCGCGGACACCCGCATGGAATGGGCCCAGGCCGACTTCGGCCTGCTCGCCGCCGGCGCGGTCGTCACGACCGTCTACGCGGGCTCCTCGCCCAACCAGGTCGAGTATCTCCTCTCCGACGCCGGCGCGGCGGGCGTCGTCGTCGGAAGCGAGGAGCGCCTCGAACGGGTGCTGGCCGTCGAGGACGAACTCGACCTCTCGTTTATCGTCGTGATGGACGACATCGAGGGCTATGCTGGGCGCGAGGACGTCCTGACGATCGCGGAGCTCCACGACCGGGGCGCGGCGGTGTTCGACCACGAGGCCTACGAGGGCTGGATCGACGCGACCGAACCCGAGGACCTCGCGACGCTGATCTACACCTCGGGGACGACGGGCCAGCCGAAGGGCGTCGAACTCACCCACGCAAATCTCCGGGCGAACGTCAACCAGTGTCGCAGGCGCTTCGGCCCGCGACCCGACAAGGAGGCGAAGGACCTGCCCGCCATCGACACCGACACGCGGACGGTCTCGTTCCTGCCGCTGGCACACGTCCTCGAACGGACCGCCGGGCATTTCCTGATGTTCGCGAGCGGGGCGGCGGTGGCGTATGCCGAAAGCCCCGACACCCTCCAGGAGGACTTTCAAGCAGTGCGACCTACGACGGCCACGAGCGTCCCGCGGGTCTACGAGAAGATCTACGACGCGATCCGATCGCAGGCCAGCGAGTCCGACGTCAAACGGCGGATCTTCGAGTGGGCCGTCGAGGTGGGAAAGGAGTACCACCGGAGCGCCTCGCCGGGACCCGTTCTCAAGGGGAAACAGGCGCTCGCCGACCGGCTGGTCTTCGGGCAGGTCAAGGAGGCACTCGGCGGCGAGATAGAGTTCCTCATCAGCGGCGGGGGCAGCCTCTCGACGGAGCTCTGTGCGCTGTATCACGGGATGGGGATGCCCATCCTCGAAGGCTACGGGCTGACCGAGACCTCGCCCGTGATCTCCGTCAACCCGATCGAAGCCCCCGAGATCGGCACCATCGGCCCGCCGCTTCCCGACGTGGAGGTCCGGGTCGACGAGTCGGTCGTCGGCGAGGCCCAGCGCCGCGAGGTCAACGGTGAAGTCGGCGAACTCTTGGTCAGGGGACCGAACGTCACCCGTGGCTACTGGCGAAACGAGGAGGCGACCGGCGAATCCTTCACCGAAGACGTCCCCGCGAGTACCGCGAGCGGGGAGTCGGAGGGCTCGCCCTCCGGACGGTGGTTCCGCACCGGCGACGTCGTCGAGATCCGTCCGGACGACTACATCGTCTTTCGCGAGCGCGCGAAACAGATCATCGTGCTCTCGACGGGGAAGAACGTCGCGCCCGGACCGCTAGAGGACGCCTTCGCCGCCAGCGAGGTCGTCGAGCAGTGTTTCGTGATGGGTGACGGCCGGAAGTTCATCTCCGCGCTGGTCGTTCCGAGTGTCGAGAGGCTCCGCGAGTGGGCCGCGAAAGAAGGGATTTCCCTCCCCGATTCCGAGCGCGAGATCTGTCGGGACGACCGGGTGCGCGAACGGATCGACCGGGAAGTCGAGCGCGTGAACGGGAACTTCGAGTCCCACGAGCGAATCAAGCAGTTTCGCCTCGTCCCCGAGGAGTTCACCGAGGACAACGGCATGCTGACGCCGACGATGAAGAAGAAACGCCGGAACATCCTCGAACGCTTCGCCGACGACGTCGAGGCGATCTACGCCGAGTAG
- a CDS encoding AEC family transporter — MALFLRLAALLALLLVGAGLRSAGVLDDARTARLNAAAYYGALPALIFVSTYDRAIGELLSARLLGGLLVVLFSTATLAWVVHRNRSSSARRSVAVVQSYHSNLGYLGLPLVASTFGADVTAVASVVLGVVSLVQVPLTVAILVGMNDADAAIKREVAELVRNPVLLSLLAGLAVGSSGVAVPAGVAVGLDAVGSLALPLALLCVGASLQVDAASLDPVATGSVIALKIGCMPLLAWIVFSALSVDPATFTASVVMLGTPTAVSTYVFAGELGGDRAFASLNVFGTTLVSVATLFVLIALVG; from the coding sequence ATGGCGCTTTTCCTCCGGTTGGCGGCGCTGTTGGCACTCCTGCTCGTCGGGGCCGGACTCCGCTCGGCGGGCGTCCTCGACGACGCCCGGACCGCCCGGCTCAACGCCGCGGCCTACTACGGCGCGCTCCCGGCGCTGATCTTCGTCTCGACCTACGACCGAGCGATCGGCGAGTTGCTCTCGGCGCGACTGCTGGGCGGGCTGTTGGTCGTCCTGTTCTCGACGGCGACGCTCGCCTGGGTCGTCCACCGGAACCGATCATCGAGTGCCCGCCGGAGCGTCGCGGTCGTCCAGTCCTATCACTCGAATCTCGGGTATCTGGGCCTGCCGCTGGTCGCGTCGACCTTCGGCGCCGACGTGACCGCGGTCGCGAGCGTGGTCCTCGGGGTGGTCTCGCTAGTCCAGGTGCCCCTGACGGTGGCGATCCTCGTCGGGATGAACGACGCCGACGCCGCCATCAAGCGAGAGGTAGCCGAACTCGTGAGAAACCCCGTCCTGCTCTCGCTGTTGGCCGGCCTTGCGGTCGGCTCCTCGGGGGTCGCGGTTCCTGCTGGCGTCGCGGTCGGCCTCGACGCCGTCGGCTCGCTCGCGTTGCCCCTCGCGTTGCTGTGTGTCGGGGCGTCCCTGCAGGTCGACGCCGCCTCGCTCGATCCGGTCGCGACGGGGTCGGTGATCGCGCTGAAGATCGGCTGTATGCCGCTTCTGGCGTGGATCGTCTTCTCGGCGCTGTCGGTCGATCCCGCGACGTTCACCGCAAGCGTCGTGATGCTCGGGACGCCGACGGCAGTCTCGACGTACGTCTTCGCTGGCGAACTCGGTGGCGACCGGGCGTTCGCCTCGCTGAACGTCTTTGGGACGACGCTCGTCTCGGTCGCGACGCTGTTCGTCCTCATCGCGCTGGTCGGGTGA
- a CDS encoding MBL fold metallo-hydrolase has product MAIGDYYPVDGSPEYYYLDTGMYDTERYGAVYIVDADRPAVIDTGIGTNYEFVLEAMGEIGIAPEDLAVIAPTHVHLDHAGGAGYLAAECPNAEVHVHEIGAPHLVDPTRLIAGTKAAVEDQWKYYDEPKPVPEERITELSEGDTIDLGNRSLEVYHAPGHAPHQVIYHDPDAEVVATGDAAGIWVPQLETVRQTSPPANFDLEACLADVETIRSLDPELLLFGHFGPAPASDELLDTYKEVLTEWVEAVEEKRAELDDDEAVIDYFVENTEMVAVWGERKARAEERLNTRGVLGYLDASAEPER; this is encoded by the coding sequence ATGGCAATCGGTGACTACTACCCCGTGGATGGCTCCCCCGAGTACTACTACCTCGACACCGGCATGTACGACACCGAGCGCTACGGCGCGGTCTACATCGTCGACGCCGACCGGCCCGCGGTGATCGACACCGGAATCGGAACGAATTACGAGTTCGTTCTCGAAGCGATGGGCGAGATCGGGATCGCTCCCGAGGACCTCGCGGTCATCGCACCCACTCACGTCCACCTCGACCACGCCGGCGGGGCGGGCTACCTCGCCGCCGAATGTCCCAACGCCGAGGTCCACGTTCACGAGATCGGCGCACCCCACCTCGTCGATCCCACCCGGCTGATCGCGGGAACCAAAGCGGCCGTCGAGGACCAATGGAAGTACTACGACGAGCCGAAACCCGTCCCCGAGGAGCGGATCACCGAGCTCTCGGAGGGTGATACGATCGACCTCGGGAACCGGAGTCTGGAGGTGTATCACGCCCCCGGCCACGCGCCCCATCAGGTGATCTATCACGATCCCGACGCCGAGGTCGTCGCGACCGGCGATGCGGCGGGTATTTGGGTGCCCCAATTGGAAACCGTGCGCCAGACCTCCCCGCCGGCGAACTTCGATCTCGAAGCCTGTCTCGCCGACGTCGAGACGATCCGCTCGCTCGATCCGGAACTGTTGTTGTTCGGCCACTTCGGGCCCGCCCCCGCCAGCGACGAACTGCTCGACACCTACAAGGAGGTCCTCACCGAGTGGGTCGAGGCGGTCGAGGAGAAACGCGCGGAACTGGACGACGACGAGGCGGTGATCGATTATTTCGTCGAGAATACGGAGATGGTTGCGGTCTGGGGCGAGCGCAAGGCCCGCGCCGAGGAGCGCCTGAACACGCGGGGCGTGCTGGGCTATCTGGACGCGTCGGCGGAGCCGGAACGGTAA
- the serS gene encoding serine--tRNA ligase, translating into MLDRSILREDPETVRWALDAKGVDVDFDEVLAVDEEWRELKAEGDSLRHERNEVSSEIGELKREGKEEEAQEAIERSSELKAELQEIEEHADELEARFEEALLELPQIPHESVPVGEDEDDNEERYREGFSDLRELPDEVVPHYDIGEEMDLLDFERGAKVTGGGYQFVKGDGARLEHALIQFMLSVHREQGYTDVVPPIPVNSASMRGTGQLPKFAEDAYRVGARQDDAYDDDDLWLLPTAEVPVTNMYRDEILLDEDLPLKHQAFTPNFRREAGEHGTETRGYVRVHQFHKVELVNFVRPEESYDRLERLLNEAEEVLKRLELPYRVLDMCTGDMGFTQAKKYDVEVWAPGDDMEGGPEEGGRWLEVSSVSNFEEFQARRAGIRFRPEHHESAQYLHTLNGSGVAVPRVMVAILEYYQNDDGSITVPEALRSYMGGQERIEGHDPVGESALGTGDGE; encoded by the coding sequence ATGCTCGACCGTTCGATTCTCCGCGAGGACCCCGAGACGGTGCGGTGGGCGCTCGACGCCAAGGGCGTCGACGTCGACTTCGACGAGGTCCTCGCGGTCGACGAGGAGTGGCGCGAACTGAAAGCCGAGGGCGACTCGCTTCGCCACGAGCGAAACGAGGTCAGCAGCGAGATCGGCGAGCTCAAACGGGAGGGGAAGGAGGAGGAGGCACAGGAAGCGATCGAGCGATCGAGCGAACTGAAAGCCGAACTGCAGGAGATCGAGGAACACGCCGACGAACTCGAAGCGCGCTTCGAGGAGGCGCTTTTGGAGCTCCCACAGATCCCCCACGAATCGGTGCCCGTCGGCGAGGACGAGGACGACAACGAGGAGCGCTACCGCGAGGGCTTTTCGGACCTGCGCGAACTCCCCGACGAGGTCGTCCCCCACTACGACATCGGCGAGGAGATGGACCTGCTCGACTTCGAGCGCGGCGCGAAGGTGACCGGCGGGGGCTATCAGTTCGTCAAGGGCGACGGCGCCCGGCTCGAACACGCGCTGATCCAGTTCATGCTCTCGGTCCACCGCGAGCAGGGCTACACCGACGTCGTCCCGCCGATTCCGGTAAACAGCGCCTCGATGCGCGGGACCGGCCAGCTCCCGAAGTTCGCCGAGGACGCCTACCGCGTGGGGGCCCGCCAGGACGACGCATACGACGACGACGACCTCTGGCTGCTTCCCACGGCCGAGGTCCCGGTGACGAACATGTACCGCGACGAGATCCTGCTCGACGAGGACCTCCCGCTGAAACACCAGGCGTTCACCCCGAACTTCCGCCGCGAGGCCGGCGAGCACGGCACCGAGACGCGGGGCTACGTTCGCGTTCACCAGTTCCACAAGGTCGAACTCGTCAACTTCGTCCGACCCGAGGAGAGCTACGACCGCCTGGAGAGGCTCCTGAACGAGGCCGAGGAGGTCCTGAAGCGTCTGGAACTGCCCTACCGCGTGCTCGACATGTGCACCGGCGACATGGGCTTCACGCAGGCCAAGAAGTACGACGTCGAGGTGTGGGCACCGGGCGACGACATGGAGGGCGGCCCCGAGGAGGGCGGGCGCTGGCTCGAGGTTTCGTCGGTCTCGAACTTCGAGGAGTTCCAGGCCCGCCGGGCAGGCATTCGGTTCCGGCCCGAGCACCACGAGTCCGCCCAGTACCTCCACACGCTCAACGGTTCCGGAGTAGCCGTCCCGCGCGTGATGGTCGCCATTCTGGAGTACTACCAGAACGACGACGGCTCTATCACTGTTCCCGAGGCGCTTCGCTCCTACATGGGCGGTCAGGAGCGCATCGAGGGCCACGACCCGGTCGGCGAGAGCGCGCTGGGAACGGGCGACGGGGAGTGA
- a CDS encoding MFS transporter, with protein MERRTRWTVAIFAFVALDAASLQIRGALLPQFEAAFDVSPGLLGLVAPAGTAGFFLTVLVVGLAAGRIRVHRTLLLGVLSAGAFLLPMSGAPVYPLFLGALVLHGISLGGVRALDRALLSHLYPDRRGRIFTLHSLAWALGAVSGPVLAALVISVADWRAVFVLLGLGFLPVALSIRGLSLPDRMENERPISLDGAADLIREPTILGMTGALLLVGGIEGAVFTWLPYYAGTSLPASLAPLALSAYLLAYVPGRVTYTVLAERIGYAPLSLALILPAIPAMYVAFVLTEGYAMLAAVFVLGLFMSGQFPLLSAVGVEAASEYSGPVNAISTSATYVGMAVVPTVMGVITGAYGIGTAMGVPVVLVVGASVLIGATWRATQRV; from the coding sequence ATGGAGCGCCGTACCCGCTGGACGGTCGCGATCTTCGCCTTCGTCGCGCTCGACGCCGCGAGCCTCCAGATCCGCGGCGCGCTCCTCCCGCAGTTCGAGGCGGCCTTCGACGTCTCGCCGGGTCTGTTGGGCCTCGTTGCCCCCGCCGGCACGGCCGGCTTCTTCCTCACCGTCCTCGTCGTGGGACTGGCCGCCGGCCGGATCCGGGTCCACAGGACGCTGCTGCTCGGCGTCCTCAGTGCGGGCGCGTTCCTGCTCCCGATGAGCGGCGCGCCCGTCTACCCGCTCTTTCTGGGTGCGCTGGTGCTCCACGGGATCTCGCTGGGCGGCGTGCGCGCGCTCGACCGCGCGCTGTTGAGCCACCTCTACCCCGACCGGCGCGGCCGAATCTTCACGCTGCACTCGCTGGCGTGGGCGCTCGGGGCGGTCTCGGGGCCGGTGTTGGCGGCGCTCGTGATCAGCGTCGCCGACTGGCGGGCCGTCTTCGTTCTCCTGGGGCTCGGGTTCCTCCCGGTCGCGCTCTCGATCCGGGGGCTCTCGCTGCCCGACCGGATGGAGAACGAGCGCCCGATCTCGCTGGACGGCGCGGCCGATCTGATCCGCGAGCCCACGATCCTCGGGATGACGGGTGCGCTGTTGCTGGTCGGCGGGATCGAGGGCGCGGTGTTTACCTGGCTACCCTACTACGCCGGAACGTCGCTGCCCGCCTCGCTCGCGCCGCTGGCCCTCTCCGCATACTTGCTCGCGTACGTCCCCGGGCGGGTGACCTACACCGTTCTTGCCGAGCGGATCGGCTACGCGCCCCTCTCGCTGGCCCTGATCCTGCCGGCGATCCCCGCGATGTACGTCGCGTTCGTCCTGACCGAGGGCTACGCGATGCTCGCGGCGGTGTTCGTCCTCGGGCTGTTCATGTCTGGGCAGTTCCCCCTCCTCTCGGCGGTCGGCGTCGAGGCCGCAAGCGAGTACAGTGGTCCGGTAAACGCGATCTCCACCAGTGCGACCTACGTCGGGATGGCCGTCGTTCCCACCGTCATGGGCGTGATCACGGGCGCCTACGGGATCGGAACGGCGATGGGCGTTCCGGTGGTGCTCGTCGTCGGGGCGAGCGTGCTGATCGGGGCAACGTGGCGCGCCACTCAGCGAGTGTAG
- a CDS encoding nuclear transport factor 2 family protein encodes MDAAHEYYRAIDSHAYDALTELLDPDFTHYRPDRTIEGREAFVAFMREDRPMKDTTHELDTVYEAEEGVAVRGRLLDSEGEALFGFVDVFEFSTAGVVTVHTYTR; translated from the coding sequence ATGGACGCCGCCCACGAGTACTACCGCGCGATCGACTCGCACGCCTACGACGCCCTCACTGAGTTGCTCGACCCCGACTTCACCCACTACCGCCCCGATCGCACCATCGAGGGCCGCGAGGCGTTCGTAGCGTTCATGCGCGAGGACCGCCCCATGAAAGACACCACCCACGAGCTCGACACCGTCTACGAGGCCGAGGAGGGCGTCGCGGTTCGGGGAAGACTCCTCGATAGCGAGGGCGAGGCGCTCTTCGGCTTCGTCGACGTCTTCGAGTTCTCGACTGCGGGGGTCGTCACGGTCCACACCTACACTCGCTGA
- a CDS encoding DUF367 family protein has product MQLHVRYEGDDDPEKCTARKLARFDLVELHRSDRATPYGIVLNPHAERALSPADRERSDRLVALDCSWESAGEALFSMAGEHRALPYLVAANPVNFGRPFRLTTVEALAAGSVILGEREHAESILSKFRWGHTFLELNEEPLRRYAACEDSSEIVAVQGEYLDRGSES; this is encoded by the coding sequence GTGCAGCTTCACGTCCGCTACGAGGGCGACGACGACCCCGAGAAGTGCACGGCCCGGAAGCTCGCGCGCTTCGATCTGGTCGAACTCCACCGCTCGGATCGCGCAACACCGTACGGAATCGTGCTCAACCCCCACGCCGAGCGGGCGCTCTCGCCCGCGGATCGCGAACGAAGCGACCGGCTGGTCGCGCTGGATTGCTCGTGGGAGAGCGCGGGCGAGGCGCTCTTTTCGATGGCCGGTGAACACCGCGCGCTGCCGTATCTGGTCGCTGCCAATCCGGTGAACTTCGGTCGGCCGTTTCGCCTCACCACCGTCGAGGCGCTCGCGGCCGGGTCGGTCATCCTCGGCGAGCGCGAACATGCCGAATCGATCCTCTCGAAGTTCCGCTGGGGACACACCTTTCTGGAACTCAACGAGGAGCCACTCCGGCGATACGCCGCCTGTGAGGACTCGAGCGAGATCGTGGCGGTTCAGGGCGAGTACCTCGATCGCGGAAGCGAGTCGTGA
- a CDS encoding DUF3311 domain-containing protein, with the protein MVSDAERYAWGTVFLSLIVFAVPWFLWGDARVIAGLPVWLWWHVGWMGLASIAFWLFSRRAWGLWIEGTP; encoded by the coding sequence ATGGTCTCGGATGCCGAGCGGTATGCGTGGGGAACCGTATTCCTCTCGTTGATCGTCTTCGCGGTTCCGTGGTTTCTCTGGGGCGACGCGCGAGTGATCGCCGGGCTGCCGGTCTGGCTGTGGTGGCACGTCGGCTGGATGGGACTGGCTTCGATCGCGTTCTGGCTGTTCTCCCGCCGGGCGTGGGGCCTCTGGATCGAGGGAACGCCATGA
- a CDS encoding sodium:solute symporter family protein has protein sequence MSLALQLGIVVGYLVLALLIGIAAYRLTDRTAEDYYLASRTLGTVVLLFTTFATLLSAFTFFAGPNTAYWEGPEWILVMGVMDGIIFAVLWYLVGYKQWLIGQERGYLTLGEMLGDRFGSPRLRALVAGISLFWLFPYVMLQQMGAGTALEALTDGAMPYWAGAGLITVFMIVYVVLAGMRGVAWTDTLQGAFMLVTVWAALLWILSSVGGPAAATAGLTTDPDFLALGDDYYTPAFIVTQAVSIAFGVAMFPQVNQRFFVARSETVLKRTFALWPVLVLALFVPAFMLGAWARGLGVEAEPGANVLPLLLAEYTPVWFAALVIAGAVAAMMSSSDSMLLSGSSYFTRDIYRPFVNPAASERREDLLGRAGVVVFATGSFLASLLQPASLLEVGSTAFGGFAQLALPVLVALYWTETTRTGVATGIVGSQALYLASVFLPFVPGAVGGWGTSLFGMGLGLVLTVGVSWLTTPAAGERRAIYFEFAD, from the coding sequence ATGAGCCTCGCGCTCCAACTGGGAATCGTCGTCGGCTACCTGGTTCTCGCACTCCTGATCGGGATCGCGGCCTACCGCTTGACCGACCGGACCGCCGAGGACTACTACCTCGCGAGCCGAACCCTCGGAACCGTCGTCCTCCTCTTTACGACGTTCGCGACCCTGCTGTCGGCGTTCACCTTCTTCGCCGGCCCCAACACCGCCTACTGGGAAGGCCCCGAGTGGATCCTCGTCATGGGCGTGATGGACGGAATCATCTTCGCCGTCCTGTGGTATCTCGTGGGCTACAAACAGTGGCTCATCGGCCAGGAGCGGGGCTATCTCACCCTCGGGGAGATGCTCGGGGATCGATTCGGCTCCCCGCGTCTGCGCGCGCTCGTCGCCGGAATCAGTCTCTTCTGGCTCTTTCCATACGTAATGCTCCAGCAGATGGGCGCGGGGACGGCGCTCGAGGCGCTGACCGACGGCGCGATGCCCTACTGGGCCGGCGCGGGGTTGATCACCGTCTTCATGATCGTCTACGTCGTGCTCGCGGGGATGCGCGGGGTCGCCTGGACGGACACGCTTCAGGGCGCGTTCATGCTCGTGACGGTCTGGGCGGCCCTGCTCTGGATCCTGAGCTCGGTCGGCGGGCCCGCCGCGGCGACGGCCGGACTCACCACCGATCCCGACTTCCTCGCGCTCGGGGACGACTACTACACCCCGGCGTTCATCGTCACGCAGGCCGTCTCGATCGCCTTCGGGGTGGCGATGTTTCCCCAAGTGAACCAGCGTTTCTTTGTCGCCCGCTCGGAGACGGTGCTCAAGCGCACCTTCGCCCTCTGGCCGGTCCTCGTGCTCGCCCTCTTCGTCCCTGCCTTCATGCTCGGGGCGTGGGCTCGCGGGCTCGGAGTCGAAGCCGAACCGGGCGCGAACGTCCTCCCCCTGCTGCTCGCGGAGTACACCCCCGTGTGGTTCGCCGCGCTCGTCATCGCCGGGGCGGTCGCCGCGATGATGTCCTCTTCGGATTCGATGTTGTTGTCGGGCTCCTCCTATTTCACGCGCGACATCTATCGTCCCTTCGTGAACCCCGCGGCGAGCGAGCGCCGCGAGGACCTGCTGGGGCGTGCCGGCGTGGTCGTCTTCGCGACCGGGTCCTTCCTCGCGAGCCTGCTCCAGCCCGCGAGCCTCCTCGAAGTCGGGTCGACGGCCTTCGGCGGGTTCGCCCAGCTCGCGCTGCCCGTGTTGGTCGCACTCTACTGGACGGAGACGACCCGTACGGGGGTCGCCACCGGGATCGTCGGCTCGCAGGCACTCTATCTCGCGAGCGTCTTCCTCCCGTTCGTTCCGGGCGCCGTCGGCGGCTGGGGGACCTCGCTGTTCGGGATGGGACTCGGGCTGGTCCTCACGGTCGGGGTTTCGTGGCTCACGACGCCGGCCGCGGGCGAGCGCCGGGCGATCTACTTCGAGTTCGCGGACTGA